A window of Malania oleifera isolate guangnan ecotype guangnan chromosome 5, ASM2987363v1, whole genome shotgun sequence contains these coding sequences:
- the LOC131156687 gene encoding nucleolar protein 16 — MGGSRRKLKRSRPKVRVGLPKKKPRVVKPAFCIPPKLRTLVDSADSKWDDEGTVLHNYKSFGVVSNPNLLSVRSRTSHVIEIDSLQVPPPPPPSDAPASEFDPIDSGSDLEEDDLKSALGKKRRDGKTAPLQPLTSMQRYHVRQLVEKYGDDYQRMFRDTKLNSMQHSVAALEKLCKRYHMHQNKNPLIVSS; from the exons atgggagGATCGCGAAGGAAGTTAAAGAGATCAAGACCGAAGGTGAGAGTAGGACTTCCAAAGAAGAAGCCTCGCGTCGTCAAACCAGCTTTCTGTATCCCTCCCAAGCTCCGAACCCTCGTTGACTCCGCCGATTCCAAGTGGGACGACGAAGGCACTGTCCTACACAACTACAAGTCTTTCGGCGTTGTTTCCAACCCTAACTTGCTCAGTGTCCGTTCTCGAACGTCTCACGTGATCGAAATCGACTCTCTCCAGGTCCCTCCTCCCCCTCCGCCCTCCGATGCCCCTGCTTCAGAGTTTGATCCCATAGATTCCGGAAGCGATCTTGAAGAAGATG ATTTGAAATCAGCACTTGGGAAAAAGCGAAGAGATGGAAAAACTGCACCTTTGCAACCATTGACCAGCATGCAACGGTATCATGTCCGTCAGCTGGTTGAGAAATATGGGGATGACTACCAG AGGATGTTCAGGGATACGAAGTTAAATTCTATGCAGCATTCGGTTGCTGCACTGGAGAAACTGTGCAAGAGGTATCATATGCATCAAAACAAAAATCCCCTCATTGTGTCTAGTTGA